The Panacibacter microcysteis DNA window AACAGAAACCGCCACGCCGGTCCATTGCTCTACTACTTCTTTCAACTGGCGGGCTGCATCTGCCAGTTTATTGAATGGTATGGCATCCATGTTTATAAAGGCTTCATCCACAGAATACACTTCCACTTTATCTTCACCCATCAGCATACGCAGGGTTTCCATCACACGCCAGCTCATGTCTCCATATAAATTGTAGTTAGAAGAGAAAACGGCTATATTATTTTTTTCAATGATCTCTTTTGATTTAAAGTAGGGATCGGCCATGCCTACACCTGCTGCTTTTGCTTCGTCGCTGCGGCTTACGATGCATCCATCATTATTGCTCAATACCACTACAGGCCGGTTTTGCAGGTCTGGCCTGAACACCCTTTCTGCAGAACAATAAAAACTATTACAATCAACAACAGCAGTAAAAGAAAGCTGGTGATTTTCTTTTGCGCCATTATAGTCTATGTATTTCTTTGAAATATTTTCTGCTGTTTGCATAATCACTACTTTGAAGGGAACAATGCTGCCTGCACCGGCTGCGTGTGCATGTTTTTAAAACTGAAGGTGTTTACAGGCTGCCACATTTTGGTATTTTCCTTTCGTTTTAGCAGCAGCACATGCTCTGCAATAAACCTTCCATGAAAATGTTTATGCTGGTACTCGGCCCAGCTTTTTTCATACTGCCATGGTAATAATTTTCCGGCGATGCTTATATGTGGAGCCGTTAAAAAATGAGGTTTATGTTCATCATCAAATTTCATCAGCTTCTGAGATGCCTTTAATGATTTTACAATATCCATTATCTCTACCTTGCTTACCACCTGTATAAAAATTGTATGCGATGGATAACTGCCATAATTCTTCAGTTCTACCTTGAACGTGTTTACTGCCGTGGCTATATTCGTTAGCTGGCGGATAATATGCACTTCCATCAGCTCGTGTTGCTTGAACCGCACCAGTGTAATACGCGGCTTTATATGCAATGCTTCAGGGCACTGGTATGTGGTTGCGTAGTATTTTTTTTCCGCTGCTATTGTTTCTGCCAAATCTGCATGGGGCTCCAGTACAATAGCATATTCATATACGGCATACCCATTTGCCGACAGCAATCCCTGCTCTACATAATAGTTTTTACGCTGGTATTTCCTTGTAAATATTGCCATGGTCTTATTGTTTGCCGGTTCATAAAAATCTTCATACAGCTACAGCGAAGTGGTACGATCGCCTGTGGACAAATATTGTGCTTTAAACATTCCCTGCTATTGATGTTGATCCATTCATCTTCGCTGTATATGCCGTATGAAATAAAGTAAACTGCATTACCAAATGGTGCCGTACTAACGGGGCCCGGTCTCGTTACTGCATCGCGAAACCGGAACGCTACAGTTGCCATAAAAGAGGAACGCCGAACCGGGCGTGGCAACAGGCGATGCCATAATATTCGCTGCCGGCCACCCGTCTTTACAACAACTTAAATACTGTTAGCTGTGTGCATTTGTCGAACTGGTTGCGCCGCTTTAGCAATACCAGCTCCTGCACTTTGAATGATGCAAAAAATGTGCGTTGCGAAAATTCGAACATGGCCTTGTTATACACTTCAGCGCTCAGCCTTCTTGCAATGGTTACATGCGGGTGTGTAATAAACTTTGCCGGTGGGCAACCATTGCCTTTTACGTAATGATCTACCGGCAGCAGTGCCGCGGCCAGTTGCCTGAAAGAAGCATAATCCTGCACCCTTGCATATACGGTATGTGGCGGGAAACCGCTAAAATTATTAATGGTAACGTTAAAGGCTTGCTGCATGCCCATGATCCGGTGCATATATCTTATAATGGTATCTTCCATCTCTTCTTTTGCAAAGAAATTAGCCACAGTTATATGCGGCTGACTTTTTATAGCCACCCGTTCATTATAGGTTTCAAAAAAATACTGCTTCTCCTCCATGAGCTGTGCACAGGCATCGGCAGATGGATGCACCACTAATAAATATTCGTAAAAATGCTGCAATGCATAAGACATGGCAGCAGCTGTTCCTGCAAACCCCTTTTCCATATACATTTTGTTTAGTGATTACTTACTGACTAAAAAAAAATTATTACCCGTTTCCACGATAAAGATAAATATTTTAGTTTAAATTTACTAAATAATTTAGTCAATAAAATTTTTACAATATGGAACGGGACCAGATGTACAACGCCTCTTACAGTGGATCGAAAAATTACACACAACACCATGTAAAAACAGCGAATGCCAACGGTTTTGCCGCAGCAGCAGATGACTACGCAGAGCGCGGCATAGATCTTAACGAACAACTTATTCTTAACAAGCCGGCTACTTTTTTCTTCAGGATGAACGGAGATGCTATGACCGGCGCAGGCATCAACAGTGGTGATGTGCTGATCGTTGATAAAAGTATTAAAGCTACCAATGGTAAAATTGCCGTTGTGGCCATTAACGGAGATCTCATGGTGCGCCGCATTCAGCAACATTTTAACGGACTTACACTGCAGTCTGAAAATGCGAGATACGCCAATATAGAAATTACTGAATTTGCAGACCTTAATATCTGGGGCGTTGTTACCTGTGTAATACACATTTTTGAAAGCCGCCTTTTAAACCACAGCGGCACCACCAAACAAAAACAAAAAAGCAATACAGAAGACTATCGCATATTGTATTAGCGCTTATATATTTTTAATTTATTTTATGTAGTGGGCAGCGTTACTACTATCATCACCTGTTGTGTCACTCACTTCAACGTTCAGCACAATGGTAAACATGTATTGGCGGGCAACACTGTACTACAAACGTAACGGCATATTTAATAAACTGCCATCTCGGCAAAACAGGCTTACCAATGAAAAACATATCGAAAAACCCAAACGCCAAACCTTCTCCCGCAGCGGGAGAAGGTGGCGCTTTTTACCACCATGGGCGTGGCGCACAGATCAATACCAAAAACAGGTTCCTGGTAAATGAAGTAACAAAGGAACACATTGAAGCAATTGACGACTGGGAAGAAACAACACTGCCCACGCAATACATCGAAGAAGAAGTAAAGACAATCGTAAATAAGGTCGACAGCCCTGATGTGGGCATGAGCTACAGCATGAACCCTTATGCAGGATGCGAGCATGGCTGTATCTATTGCTATGCACGCAACGTGCACGAGTACTGGGGCTATAGCGCAGGAATAGATTTTGAACAAAAAGTGATTGTAAAAAAGAACGCGCCGCAACTGCTACGTAAGTTTCTAATGCACCCGAAATGGGATGCTACGCCAATAATGCTTAGCGGTAATACAGATTGCTACCAGCCTGCAGAACAGAAGTACCGCCTTACGCGCAGCCTGCTTGAAACGTGTAATGAGTTTAACCAGCCTGTTGGCATACTTACCAAAAACTCGTGGATACTAAAAGACAAAGATGTGCTGCAGGAAATGGGCAAAAAACAAATCGTCTCTGCAATGGTTTCTATTACTTCGTTTAATGAAGACCTGCGCAGGGTAATGGAGCCACGAACCACCACTGCCAAACAAAAACTGAAAGTGATCAACGAGCTTAGCAGTGCCGGTGTGCGCATGGGCATTATGATGGGGCCGATGATACCCGGCCTCAACGAGCATGAAATGCAGCGCATCATGAAAGCTGCAAGGGATAATGGTGCAACGTTTACTGCTTATACCTTTATACGCTTAAATGGTGCAATTAAGTTCCTGTTCCATGACTGGTTGTATAAAAACTTTCCTGACCGCGCAGATAAAGTATGGCACCTGATAGAAAACAGCCACGATGGTAAAGTAAATGATACAAGATGGGGTGTACGCATGCGTGGCGAAGGGCCTATTGCACAGCTTGTAGCACAACAGTACCGTAAATACGGAAAGCTTTATGGCATGAATGCAGAAGACTGGAGCCTGGACAGAAGTTTGTTTAAGCGCCCGGGAGAACAGGGCAGGTTGTTTTGAGAAGAAAAGCTTTAGTGTACAAAAATGAAAAAAGAGAATCTCTATTTTATTGCGCTTATACCTGGAAGAAAACTGCGGGAAAAGATTTCTGCTGTTAAGCACGATTTTGCTGCGCGTTTTAAAAGCAAGACCGCACTTCGGGTATACCCGCACATAACGATAAAAGCGCCTTTTAAATGCAAAGGAAGTGCACATACAGAATTGGTGAACTGGTTTAACGGCTTGCGTATAAATCAAAAAGCTTTTACCATTACATTAAAAGATTATGGCGCATTTGCCCATAAAAAAAGCCCGGTCATTTTTATAAACCCTTTAGCAAATGATGGGGTAAAATACCTGCAAAAGGAACTTACCGCAAGTTTTAGCAGTTTATTTCCCGGAGATGTGCATGCTGTTGATATCAATTTTCATCCACACATTACAGTTGCATACCGTGATCTTGATGCTTCAATGTTTGAGCTGGCGTGGAGTGAATACAAACAAAAAAAGTTCAATGAAACATTTGATGTGAGTGCTTTTTACCTGCTGCAGCATGATACAAAACAATGGAACATCATTGCTACCCAAAACCTTTTATAGCATTTGCATTTCTTACCGCTGCTGAGCGTTTTAACGGCACTGTGTTCTTAACTGATGCGTATTGTTATAGAGTACAAGAGTGCGACGCAACAGAAGTTTAATGCTTATTCAACTGCCGGGTTCATAAAAATTTCTTCTACATTTATTACTCATTTTAATGATGTATTTATGAACGAAGGATTTACTGTTTCGCAAACAACAGCAGTTATACAGGACAATCTTGACTATACATTGTTTTCGTGGAGCAGGCAAAAAGGTATTGCTCCCATTGCTGTTAAGTATGCTAAAGGTGTGTACCTGTATGATTATGATGACAAACGCTACCTCGATTTTTCATCAGGCTTAATGAATGTAAACATTGGCCATGGCGACCAGCGGGTAACGGATGCAGTTGTAAAACAAATGCAGGAGGTAAGTTATGTAACACCGGCCTGTGTAACGAAAGCGCGTGGTGACCTGGGAAAAAAACTGGCTGCTATAGCACCGGGTAATCTTACTAAAACACTGTTTACTGTATGTGGTGCAACGGCTGTTGAGAATGCTATAAAACTGGCGAGGTTGTATACGGGACGTCATAAAATTATTGCACGCTACAGGGCATTTCATGGTGCCAGCTACGGTGCAATGACGGCAGGCGGCGACCCGAGGAAACTTGCTGCTGATGCGCAGCAAATGCCAAATGTGATACATGTGGAAGACCCTTATTGCTATCGTTGCCCGTGGGATAAAGATATAAGCAACTGCGCAAGAGAATGTGTAAGCCACATTGAGCGTGTTATTGAATTTGAAGGACCGGGAAATATTGCCGCCATATTGATGGAAGGCGAAAGCGGTTCGTCTGGCTGTATAAAATACCCCCCTGATTACCTGCAAAAAATAAGAGCGTTGTGTGACAGGTATGGCATACTGTTGATTGCAGATGAGGTAATGAGCGGATTTGGCAGAACGGGCCAATGGTTTGGGGTTGACGTGCACCAGGTTGTGCCGGATATGATTGCAACTGCCAAAGGCCTGACAGCAGGCTATCTTCCGTTTGGTGCGCTGATAGTGAGTGATACAATTGCAAAACATTTCGATGACAACGTGTTATGGCTCGGGCTTACTTACTCAGCACACCCTGTAGGTTGTGCTGCCGCACTGGAAGTTTTGAATATATATGAAACAGATGAACTTATTACCAATGCCCGAGAAATGGGCAATTACATTGAGCTGCGTGTACAGGAATTGATGACCGTACACCCCAGCATCGGCGATTTTAGAAACACAGGGTTGCTTGGTTGTATTGAACTGGTAAAAAACAGGGCGACAAAAGAACCAATGGCACCTTTTAATGCCGTGCCGGAGCAAATGGTGGTTATGAATAAGGTAGCCGCAAAGATCAAAGAGCTGGGCATGTACACTTTTGTAAGATGGAACTATATTTTTATAGCTCCGCCACTTTGCATTACGAGAGAAGCTGTTGATGAAGGCCTTGCGATTATCAGTGAAGCGATTAGCATTGCTGATGCTTATGTTAGCTGATATTGAAAAAGGGCATTCGAAATGCCCTTCCTGTTAATGAATTTCTTCTTTTGCCACTTCGGGAAGAAAGATTTTTTTAAGTAGATCCGGAGTAAGCGGTTTTACAATGTAATCCGTTATTTCGGGGTTTGATTTTGCCTTTTGAATATCCATACTGTCTGTGGAAGAACTAAGTATATAGATGTCTATTTTCTTTTGGATGTTGTGCCTGATTTTTACAAATTCATCCATAAATTCCCAACCGTTCATAAGCGGCATGTTGATATCGAGGAAAACTATTTCCGGTATTTCCGCTGTATCGTGCGGTGAGCGGAAAAAATTAATGGCATCTAATCCATTTGTAAACTCGATAATACCAACGGAAGTTTCATAACGTTGTATCATTCTTTTCATTCCGAACAAGTGAATAAAATCATCGTCTATCAGGCAGGACTTTATCTGCCGGTTACCTGTGGTTGTCATGGTAATACCGTATGGTTTTTTCTTTTTGAAAATACGCTTTAATAGTGCTTTTGTATAAGCAACAACAACTTCACTTTGCCTGCTCTTCTGTATGAAATCAGAACCTGATTGTAAAAGTGGTACCTGTACCTGGTTCGCTCTCTACGCTTATAGTACCGCCCATTGCTTCAACCTGATTTTTAGTAATAAGTAACCCTATTCCCCTTGAATCCGGGTGATTATGGAACGTCTGGTGCATCCTGAACAATTTGTCTTTATGTTTATTCAGATCTATACCCATACCATTGTCTTTTACCGTCAATACAGTTCTTCCGTTTTCAATAACAGTACGCAGTTCAATGTGTGGTGTTCTTTGCTGGCTACGGTATTTTATAGCATTGGATACAAGATTGAGCATGATGCTTTCGAGGTAAGCCGGAACATAATCAATAATGGGGCTTTTTGAAAAATCTGCTGTTATTTCAGCCTTTGTATCATTGATCTGTTGAGAGAGTGTGCCGGTAATATTATTGAACACATCTTTGAAAGTTATGGGTATTCTGGAGACATTTAACTCTGTCTCAATTGCCATAAGGTCATTCAGGTTATTAATACTTTTGGAAAGAGACGAAGCAATTTTCTCCAGCGAGTCTAAACAAAACTTGCGTTCATCCTCATTTTGTGTGGTGTTGAGTACCTGCAGTATCATTTGCAGGTTGCTGGCATGGCTTCGCAAATTGTGAGAAGCAATATGCGCAAAGTTCAGAAGCCGCTTATTTTGATCTGAAACCTGGCGTGATATGCCACCGGAAAGTTCGAAGTCGGTTGCTTTACGGGCTTCCAGTTCTTCGATCGTTCCTTTTAAAGACACCACCTTCCCTGTGTCATCAACAACGGGTCTTCCTTTTTCCCGCAGTGTCTTTACGTTGCCAGCAGGTGTTATGCAGGTAAGTATGATCTCGTATTGCTCTCTTGCATAAACAGCCTTGTTGAATCCTTCATGAAAGATTTCCTGGCTGGCTTCGGTAAACATATTGTTGACAGGCTCAAACTTCGTGTTTGCGTTTTCATCGAGCTCAAGGATGTGATACAGCTCTTTTGAAAAGTTGAACCTTGCCCGGTTAAGGTCATATTCAAATTCGCCCGAAGGATATTTGAATTGCTCAACAACCACATTGGCCGGTTCTACATTTTCTTTTCTTTTAACTATGTAACCGGTGATCCTGGACGGCTGGTTTTCTTCATTATATGCTACCTGCCCGGATGTTTCGAACCAGTTGTATACCCCGCTTTTATTTTGCAACCTGACATCTACGGAATATGGTATTTTATGTTTTACCTGGTCGTCAATTGCCTTTACCAGTTTTCCATTGTCTTCGGGGTGTGCAAGTACATGCAACAGGTTAAAATATGTAGGTGCAATTTCGGTGGCATTATAACCAATGGCGTTATAAAAGTTATCTGACCAATACTGCTTACCCTTGTAAACGTCGTAACACCAGATACCGGCATCCATTATATCAATAACGGTTTTAAGTTGCTCATGCCGTTCTTCCATTACGGTGTATTCCTTTACGATGCCGGTTACATCTGTATCATACCCGATCA harbors:
- a CDS encoding 2'-5' RNA ligase family protein translates to MAIFTRKYQRKNYYVEQGLLSANGYAVYEYAIVLEPHADLAETIAAEKKYYATTYQCPEALHIKPRITLVRFKQHELMEVHIIRQLTNIATAVNTFKVELKNYGSYPSHTIFIQVVSKVEIMDIVKSLKASQKLMKFDDEHKPHFLTAPHISIAGKLLPWQYEKSWAEYQHKHFHGRFIAEHVLLLKRKENTKMWQPVNTFSFKNMHTQPVQAALFPSK
- a CDS encoding 2'-5' RNA ligase family protein, which encodes MEKGFAGTAAAMSYALQHFYEYLLVVHPSADACAQLMEEKQYFFETYNERVAIKSQPHITVANFFAKEEMEDTIIRYMHRIMGMQQAFNVTINNFSGFPPHTVYARVQDYASFRQLAAALLPVDHYVKGNGCPPAKFITHPHVTIARRLSAEVYNKAMFEFSQRTFFASFKVQELVLLKRRNQFDKCTQLTVFKLL
- a CDS encoding LexA family protein, yielding MERDQMYNASYSGSKNYTQHHVKTANANGFAAAADDYAERGIDLNEQLILNKPATFFFRMNGDAMTGAGINSGDVLIVDKSIKATNGKIAVVAINGDLMVRRIQQHFNGLTLQSENARYANIEITEFADLNIWGVVTCVIHIFESRLLNHSGTTKQKQKSNTEDYRILY
- a CDS encoding PA0069 family radical SAM protein — encoded protein: MKNISKNPNAKPSPAAGEGGAFYHHGRGAQINTKNRFLVNEVTKEHIEAIDDWEETTLPTQYIEEEVKTIVNKVDSPDVGMSYSMNPYAGCEHGCIYCYARNVHEYWGYSAGIDFEQKVIVKKNAPQLLRKFLMHPKWDATPIMLSGNTDCYQPAEQKYRLTRSLLETCNEFNQPVGILTKNSWILKDKDVLQEMGKKQIVSAMVSITSFNEDLRRVMEPRTTTAKQKLKVINELSSAGVRMGIMMGPMIPGLNEHEMQRIMKAARDNGATFTAYTFIRLNGAIKFLFHDWLYKNFPDRADKVWHLIENSHDGKVNDTRWGVRMRGEGPIAQLVAQQYRKYGKLYGMNAEDWSLDRSLFKRPGEQGRLF
- a CDS encoding 2'-5' RNA ligase family protein produces the protein MKKENLYFIALIPGRKLREKISAVKHDFAARFKSKTALRVYPHITIKAPFKCKGSAHTELVNWFNGLRINQKAFTITLKDYGAFAHKKSPVIFINPLANDGVKYLQKELTASFSSLFPGDVHAVDINFHPHITVAYRDLDASMFELAWSEYKQKKFNETFDVSAFYLLQHDTKQWNIIATQNLL
- a CDS encoding aminotransferase class III-fold pyridoxal phosphate-dependent enzyme gives rise to the protein MNEGFTVSQTTAVIQDNLDYTLFSWSRQKGIAPIAVKYAKGVYLYDYDDKRYLDFSSGLMNVNIGHGDQRVTDAVVKQMQEVSYVTPACVTKARGDLGKKLAAIAPGNLTKTLFTVCGATAVENAIKLARLYTGRHKIIARYRAFHGASYGAMTAGGDPRKLAADAQQMPNVIHVEDPYCYRCPWDKDISNCARECVSHIERVIEFEGPGNIAAILMEGESGSSGCIKYPPDYLQKIRALCDRYGILLIADEVMSGFGRTGQWFGVDVHQVVPDMIATAKGLTAGYLPFGALIVSDTIAKHFDDNVLWLGLTYSAHPVGCAAALEVLNIYETDELITNAREMGNYIELRVQELMTVHPSIGDFRNTGLLGCIELVKNRATKEPMAPFNAVPEQMVVMNKVAAKIKELGMYTFVRWNYIFIAPPLCITREAVDEGLAIISEAISIADAYVS
- a CDS encoding response regulator, whose product is MTTTGNRQIKSCLIDDDFIHLFGMKRMIQRYETSVGIIEFTNGLDAINFFRSPHDTAEIPEIVFLDINMPLMNGWEFMDEFVKIRHNIQKKIDIYILSSSTDSMDIQKAKSNPEITDYIVKPLTPDLLKKIFLPEVAKEEIH
- a CDS encoding PAS domain-containing sensor histidine kinase; this encodes MTLIQEQELIGFWDWDISSRKKYLSPVIKQMLGYDEHELSSDPDSWIKLIIKEDQAAVINSYQKHVSSKGSYPYEVRARFRHKNGSIVHVLSKGKITEWDYMGNPVRMIGYDTDVTGIVKEYTVMEERHEQLKTVIDIMDAGIWCYDVYKGKQYWSDNFYNAIGYNATEIAPTYFNLLHVLAHPEDNGKLVKAIDDQVKHKIPYSVDVRLQNKSGVYNWFETSGQVAYNEENQPSRITGYIVKRKENVEPANVVVEQFKYPSGEFEYDLNRARFNFSKELYHILELDENANTKFEPVNNMFTEASQEIFHEGFNKAVYAREQYEIILTCITPAGNVKTLREKGRPVVDDTGKVVSLKGTIEELEARKATDFELSGGISRQVSDQNKRLLNFAHIASHNLRSHASNLQMILQVLNTTQNEDERKFCLDSLEKIASSLSKSINNLNDLMAIETELNVSRIPITFKDVFNNITGTLSQQINDTKAEITADFSKSPIIDYVPAYLESIMLNLVSNAIKYRSQQRTPHIELRTVIENGRTVLTVKDNGMGIDLNKHKDKLFRMHQTFHNHPDSRGIGLLITKNQVEAMGGTISVESEPGTGTTFTIRF